One stretch of Amycolatopsis tolypomycina DNA includes these proteins:
- a CDS encoding CGNR zinc finger domain-containing protein has translation MAFPHRDSVQRAVDLLNVLLGDPDAVAVARVLREHGEPEPSLSEEDVAELRAAALELREVFAAPDVASVASVLNRLFAAYARPPRLTDHEDGYGWHLHVDAADDGPWGAWLVTSSALGLASRLAERQDVPGALCASPSCGKPFAHTGGGSPRRYCSPRCATRERVAAHRAARGVTQ, from the coding sequence ATGGCTTTTCCGCACCGTGATTCCGTGCAGCGCGCGGTGGACCTGCTGAACGTTCTGCTGGGGGACCCCGACGCGGTCGCCGTCGCGCGGGTGCTGCGCGAGCACGGCGAACCGGAGCCGTCGCTGTCCGAGGAGGACGTCGCAGAACTACGGGCGGCGGCTCTGGAGCTCCGCGAGGTCTTCGCGGCGCCCGACGTCGCTTCGGTGGCTTCGGTGCTGAACCGGCTTTTCGCCGCGTACGCGCGTCCGCCGCGGCTGACCGACCACGAAGACGGCTACGGCTGGCACCTGCACGTCGACGCGGCGGACGACGGGCCGTGGGGCGCGTGGCTGGTGACGTCGTCGGCGCTGGGGCTGGCGTCGCGGCTGGCCGAACGGCAGGACGTGCCGGGCGCGTTGTGCGCGTCACCCTCGTGCGGGAAGCCGTTCGCCCACACGGGTGGCGGCAGCCCGCGGCGGTACTGCTCGCCCCGGTGCGCGACGCGCGAACGCGTCGCCGCGCACCGAGCTGCCCGAGGTGTCACGCAATAA
- a CDS encoding phytoene/squalene synthase family protein, protein MNELDAAGILAPDLRAAYTECRRINAHYGRTFFLATRLLPARARPAAHTLYGFARMADELVDNPAPGSDPGVSLDRVGEMVDVVFEGGNPAEPVLAALADTVRRYGLTRDLFDSFLKSMRMDLAPVEYRTFAELGEYMYGSAAVIGLQMLPVFGTVGPLADAAPGAIALGEAFQLTNFLRDVGEDLDRGRLYLPTAELAAFGVTRELLEARRPDPRIRAALAYFVARTRAVYRRAEAGVALLRPESRACVRTALTLYEGILDEIVALDHDILTRRAVVPKARRLVVALPPLAAVWARETFRGGRRLRS, encoded by the coding sequence GTGAACGAACTCGACGCGGCGGGCATTCTCGCGCCGGACCTGCGGGCCGCGTACACCGAGTGCCGCCGCATCAACGCCCACTACGGCCGCACGTTCTTCCTCGCGACGCGGCTGCTGCCGGCCCGCGCCCGGCCCGCCGCGCACACGCTGTACGGGTTCGCGCGGATGGCGGACGAACTCGTCGACAACCCGGCGCCGGGCAGCGATCCCGGCGTTTCGCTCGATCGGGTCGGCGAGATGGTCGACGTCGTCTTCGAGGGCGGGAACCCGGCCGAACCGGTGCTCGCGGCCCTGGCCGACACGGTGCGGCGCTACGGCCTCACGCGGGACTTGTTCGACAGTTTCCTGAAGTCGATGCGGATGGACCTGGCGCCGGTCGAGTACCGGACGTTCGCCGAGCTGGGCGAGTACATGTACGGCTCGGCCGCGGTGATCGGGCTGCAGATGCTGCCGGTGTTCGGCACGGTCGGGCCGCTGGCCGACGCTGCGCCGGGGGCCATCGCGCTCGGCGAGGCGTTCCAGCTGACGAACTTCCTGCGCGACGTCGGCGAGGACCTGGACCGCGGGCGGCTCTACCTGCCCACTGCTGAGCTGGCCGCGTTCGGCGTCACCCGCGAGCTGCTCGAGGCGCGGCGGCCCGACCCGCGGATCCGGGCGGCGCTGGCGTACTTCGTCGCGCGGACGCGGGCGGTGTACCGGCGGGCCGAGGCGGGCGTGGCGTTGCTGCGCCCGGAATCGCGAGCGTGCGTGCGGACGGCGTTGACGTTGTACGAGGGCATCCTCGACGAGATCGTCGCGCTGGACCACGACATCCTGACCCGGCGGGCGGTGGTGCCGAAGGCGCGGAGGCTGGTGGTGGCACTACCACCCTTGGCCGCCGTCTGGGCGCGCGAGACGTTCCGCGGCGGTCGTAGGCTGCGATCATGA
- a CDS encoding Rv2175c family DNA-binding protein, whose amino-acid sequence MSGIPVAEDILDTAIAVLPLTEVATVLGTSTNKVRQMLRDGQLIALKRGGELCVPSDFFVKDGVVKGLTGTITVLADSGFSRTEMLRWLFTTDDTLPGSTPINALRTSHGTEVKRRAQAMAF is encoded by the coding sequence GTGAGTGGGATTCCTGTCGCCGAAGACATCCTCGACACCGCCATCGCGGTCCTCCCGTTGACGGAGGTGGCGACCGTCCTCGGGACCTCGACCAACAAGGTCCGGCAGATGCTGCGCGACGGGCAGCTGATCGCGCTGAAGCGCGGCGGTGAACTGTGCGTGCCCAGCGACTTCTTCGTCAAGGACGGCGTCGTCAAGGGTCTGACCGGCACGATCACCGTGCTCGCCGACTCCGGGTTCAGCCGCACCGAAATGCTGCGGTGGCTGTTCACCACCGACGACACCCTGCCCGGCAGCACGCCGATCAACGCCCTGCGGACCAGCCACGGCACCGAGGTCAAGCGGCGCGCCCAAGCGATGGCGTTCTGA
- a CDS encoding GNAT family N-acetyltransferase, with amino-acid sequence MTAMPAGCSRYVQLSADEFRARLPEALDIYVRAMRYPAGTAEQRAPMWLTHALREGWRCMAALDADDVLLGVAYGYRGRAGQWWHEQVRHGLSRRSGTAEADRWLADYFELTEIHVRPENQGHQIGEDLLRSLLEGVPSANVLLSTPEGTSRAWKLYRRTGFVDVLRDYHFAGDPRPFAILGRALPLDPR; translated from the coding sequence GTGACCGCGATGCCCGCCGGCTGCTCCCGCTACGTCCAGCTCTCCGCGGACGAGTTCCGCGCCCGCCTGCCCGAAGCGCTCGACATCTACGTCCGGGCGATGCGCTACCCCGCGGGCACCGCCGAGCAGCGCGCGCCGATGTGGCTCACCCACGCGCTGCGCGAGGGCTGGCGCTGCATGGCCGCCCTCGACGCCGACGACGTCCTGCTCGGCGTGGCCTACGGCTACCGCGGGCGGGCCGGGCAGTGGTGGCACGAGCAGGTGCGCCACGGCCTGAGCCGCCGGTCCGGGACCGCCGAGGCCGACCGCTGGCTGGCCGACTACTTCGAGCTGACCGAGATCCACGTCCGGCCGGAGAACCAGGGCCACCAGATCGGCGAGGACCTGCTGCGCAGCCTGCTCGAAGGCGTCCCGAGCGCGAACGTGCTGCTGTCGACGCCCGAGGGCACCAGCCGCGCGTGGAAGCTCTACCGCCGCACCGGCTTCGTCGACGTCCTGCGCGACTACCACTTCGCCGGCGACCCGCGGCCGTTCGCGATCCTGGGGCGGGCGCTGCCCCTCGACCCGCGCTGA
- a CDS encoding polyprenyl synthetase family protein, giving the protein MNALAADRDLPTHVERALTGFLDRAGTAILETEPTVAAGIDALRGFVLGGGKRLRPTFAWWGWRGAGGDPAGPDAEGVLQAVSSLELIQACALIHDDLIDSSDSRRGNPTVHIASAKLHADRGWLGSPATFGLATAVLVGDLALAWADDMFADAPLPAATLAAARPAWRAMRTEVLAGQYLDVRTQATGDASVEAALKIDRLKTAAYTVQRPLHLGAALGGASDELIATLLEFGGEVGVAFQLRDDLLGVFGDPSVTGKPAGDDLREGKRTLLVALGLQLAAEKGEQAAATVIADAIGDADLSDEGVETVRMALQQVGAVDAVERRIDELTTAAMAALDRAHLAEPAPEALTGLVVKATQRTY; this is encoded by the coding sequence ATGAACGCGCTCGCCGCCGACCGTGACCTGCCCACCCACGTCGAGCGCGCGCTGACCGGGTTCCTCGATCGGGCGGGCACCGCGATCCTGGAAACCGAACCGACCGTGGCCGCCGGGATCGACGCGCTGCGCGGGTTCGTGCTCGGCGGGGGCAAGCGTTTGCGGCCCACGTTCGCCTGGTGGGGCTGGCGCGGCGCGGGCGGCGACCCGGCGGGCCCGGACGCCGAGGGCGTGCTGCAGGCGGTGTCCAGCCTGGAGCTGATCCAGGCCTGCGCGCTGATCCACGACGACCTCATCGACTCCTCCGACTCCCGCCGCGGCAACCCGACGGTGCACATCGCGAGCGCGAAGCTGCACGCCGACCGCGGCTGGCTCGGCTCCCCCGCGACGTTCGGCCTGGCCACCGCGGTGCTGGTCGGCGACCTGGCGCTGGCCTGGGCCGACGACATGTTCGCCGACGCCCCGCTGCCCGCCGCGACGCTGGCCGCGGCCCGCCCGGCCTGGCGCGCGATGCGCACCGAGGTGCTCGCCGGGCAGTACCTCGACGTCCGCACGCAGGCCACCGGGGACGCCTCCGTCGAGGCCGCGCTCAAGATCGACCGGCTCAAGACCGCCGCCTACACCGTGCAGCGGCCGCTGCACCTGGGCGCCGCGCTCGGTGGGGCGTCCGACGAGCTGATCGCCACGCTGCTGGAGTTCGGCGGCGAGGTCGGCGTGGCCTTCCAGCTGCGGGACGACCTGCTCGGCGTGTTCGGCGACCCGTCGGTCACCGGCAAGCCCGCCGGCGACGACCTGCGCGAGGGCAAGCGCACCCTGCTCGTCGCGCTCGGCCTGCAGCTGGCCGCCGAGAAGGGCGAGCAGGCGGCGGCCACCGTGATCGCGGACGCGATCGGCGACGCCGACCTGTCCGACGAGGGCGTCGAGACCGTCCGGATGGCGTTGCAGCAGGTCGGCGCGGTCGACGCGGTCGAGCGCCGGATCGACGAGCTGACGACGGCGGCGATGGCCGCGCTCGACCGCGCGCACCTGGCCGAGCCGGCGCCCGAGGCGCTGACCGGGCTGGTCGTCAAGGCCACCCAGCGGACGTACTGA
- a CDS encoding methylenetetrahydrofolate reductase → MTSVIERLRGDGPKFSIEFFPPRDTADEAVLWKAIRELEPYDPAYMSITYGAGGSSRDGTVRSIARVATETTLVPMAHLTAVNHSVAELRNVIGWYASVGVRNILALRGDPPGDVYGEWIPHPEGLTYAEELVQLVRELGDFCVGVSAYTYGHPRSSDLESDTKYLVRKLRAGADFAIAQLFHDPEDFLRLRDRVAATGCDVPVLPGVMPLTTMRTLQTTIKLSGAPAPRKVLDRLEPLADDPKAFRAAGIDVTTELCEKLLAEGVPNLHFYTFNRSKATREVIARLGLVPARA, encoded by the coding sequence ATGACGTCGGTGATCGAGCGGTTGCGCGGAGACGGGCCGAAGTTCTCCATCGAGTTCTTCCCGCCCCGGGACACGGCGGACGAGGCCGTCCTCTGGAAGGCGATCCGGGAGCTCGAGCCGTACGACCCGGCCTACATGTCGATCACCTACGGGGCCGGCGGCTCCAGCCGCGACGGCACGGTCCGCAGCATCGCCCGCGTCGCGACCGAGACGACGCTGGTGCCGATGGCGCACCTGACCGCGGTGAACCACTCCGTCGCCGAGCTGCGGAACGTGATCGGCTGGTACGCCTCGGTCGGCGTCCGCAACATCCTCGCGCTGCGCGGCGACCCGCCGGGCGACGTCTACGGCGAGTGGATCCCGCACCCCGAGGGCCTCACCTACGCCGAAGAGCTGGTGCAGCTGGTCCGTGAGCTGGGCGACTTCTGCGTCGGCGTCTCGGCCTACACCTACGGCCACCCGCGCTCGTCCGACCTGGAGTCGGACACGAAGTACCTGGTCCGCAAGCTGCGGGCGGGTGCCGACTTCGCGATCGCGCAGCTGTTCCACGACCCCGAGGACTTCCTGCGGCTGCGCGACCGGGTCGCCGCGACCGGCTGCGACGTCCCCGTGCTGCCGGGCGTCATGCCGCTGACGACCATGCGGACCCTGCAGACGACGATCAAGCTGTCCGGCGCACCGGCCCCCCGCAAGGTCCTCGACCGGCTCGAGCCGCTGGCCGACGACCCCAAGGCGTTCCGCGCGGCGGGCATCGACGTGACCACCGAGCTGTGCGAGAAGCTGCTCGCCGAGGGCGTGCCGAACCTGCACTTCTACACGTTCAACCGCTCGAAGGCGACGCGTGAGGTGATCGCCCGGCTGGGCCTCGTCCCGGCCCGTGCTTAA
- a CDS encoding DUF885 domain-containing protein, which yields MASTASEGVHEICDRYVDDYVAADPVAATVHGVTGHDHRLTDYSADGFAERAGLASRAHAAVTAAEPRDAAERAAKAVFAERVGLGLEIHEAGLDVAGLNVIASPVQDLRMAFDLMPLETEQDWSVVSARIGEVPRALANLRSGLLSAADAGRVSALRQVAKVAEQCETWAGLKEEKGFFTGLIAGASSPSLRADLERGARAAEEAFAEFAGFLRAELAPKAPVKDAVGEDVYRLWSRYFVGAALDLREAYEWGWAEFARIEAELRAVANRIKPGASPAEAAAVLDADPRYRIQGRAEFEAWMQRLSDDALESLRGKHFDISDRVMALECKIAPPGGGVGAYYTGPSEDFSRPGRMWWSLPAGREEFSTWRETSTVYHEGAPGHHLQIATAVDQSVGLNKYQRLLAFTSGHAEGWALYAERLMEELGYLSDDGDLLGMLSEQLFRAARVVVDLGMHLELEIPAGTGFHEGSRWTPELGLEFMLTRTITDQAHIRDEIDRYLGWPGQAPAYKIGERLWLAARAEARTRAGASWDIKRFHTEALKMGGMGLDTLREQLSHLD from the coding sequence ATGGCTTCTACTGCTTCCGAAGGCGTGCACGAGATCTGTGACCGCTACGTCGACGACTACGTGGCCGCGGACCCGGTCGCGGCGACCGTCCACGGCGTCACCGGCCACGACCACCGGCTGACCGACTACTCGGCGGACGGCTTCGCCGAGCGCGCCGGCCTGGCCTCGCGCGCGCACGCCGCCGTCACCGCCGCCGAGCCGCGGGACGCCGCCGAGCGGGCGGCGAAGGCCGTGTTCGCCGAGCGTGTCGGCCTGGGGCTGGAGATCCACGAGGCCGGTCTGGACGTGGCCGGCCTCAACGTCATCGCGAGCCCCGTCCAGGACCTGCGGATGGCGTTCGACCTGATGCCGCTGGAGACCGAGCAGGACTGGTCGGTCGTCTCGGCCCGGATCGGCGAGGTCCCGCGCGCGCTCGCGAACCTCCGCAGCGGCCTGCTTTCGGCGGCCGACGCCGGGCGCGTCTCGGCGCTGCGGCAGGTCGCGAAGGTCGCGGAGCAGTGCGAGACGTGGGCGGGCCTGAAGGAGGAGAAGGGCTTCTTCACCGGGCTCATCGCCGGCGCCTCTTCGCCGTCCTTGCGGGCCGACCTCGAGCGCGGTGCGCGGGCCGCGGAGGAGGCGTTCGCGGAGTTCGCCGGGTTCCTGCGTGCCGAGCTGGCACCGAAGGCCCCGGTCAAGGACGCCGTCGGCGAGGACGTCTACCGCCTGTGGTCGCGGTACTTCGTCGGCGCCGCGCTCGACCTGCGGGAGGCCTACGAGTGGGGCTGGGCGGAGTTCGCCCGGATCGAGGCCGAGCTGCGCGCGGTGGCGAACCGCATCAAGCCGGGCGCCTCGCCCGCCGAGGCGGCGGCGGTCCTCGACGCGGACCCGCGGTACCGCATCCAGGGGCGCGCGGAGTTCGAGGCGTGGATGCAGCGCCTGTCCGACGACGCGCTGGAATCGTTGCGCGGCAAGCACTTCGACATCTCCGACCGGGTGATGGCCCTGGAGTGCAAGATCGCCCCGCCCGGAGGCGGCGTCGGCGCGTACTACACGGGCCCCAGCGAGGACTTCTCGCGCCCGGGCCGTATGTGGTGGTCGCTGCCGGCGGGCCGCGAGGAGTTCAGCACCTGGCGCGAGACGAGCACGGTCTACCACGAGGGCGCACCGGGCCACCACCTCCAGATCGCGACGGCGGTGGACCAGTCGGTCGGGCTGAACAAGTACCAGCGGCTGCTGGCGTTCACCTCGGGCCACGCGGAGGGCTGGGCCCTGTACGCGGAGCGCCTGATGGAGGAACTGGGCTACCTGTCCGACGACGGCGACCTCCTGGGCATGCTGTCGGAGCAGCTGTTCCGCGCCGCCCGCGTGGTGGTGGACCTGGGCATGCACCTGGAACTGGAGATCCCGGCCGGAACGGGCTTCCACGAGGGCTCGCGCTGGACCCCGGAGCTCGGGCTGGAGTTCATGCTCACCCGCACGATCACCGACCAGGCCCACATCCGCGACGAGATCGACCGCTACCTGGGCTGGCCGGGCCAGGCCCCGGCGTACAAGATCGGCGAGCGCCTCTGGCTGGCGGCCCGCGCGGAGGCCCGCACCCGCGCCGGCGCGTCGTGGGACATCAAGAGGTTCCACACGGAGGCCCTGAAGATGGGCGGTATGGGACTGGACACGCTGCGGGAACAGCTGTCCCACCTGGACTGA
- a CDS encoding MmpS family transport accessory protein — translation MSVPAIQPPVLGRKKCFKWPWFTAAAAAAVLVGAISVATEPKPALTADATSVVATEPVRTTDPVVAAAERSAAEAAREAEESCASESARRFFEAAASSSAAAEAQRKADEEAERKANQITYSVTTTGSGISTVTYSKPDFNISQESDVRGRKWSKTIDTAGDAVSIGLNAQNAGGGTITCRITRGNGSVVAENSSSGQYAVVTCG, via the coding sequence ATGTCCGTCCCCGCCATCCAGCCGCCGGTACTCGGCCGGAAGAAGTGTTTCAAGTGGCCGTGGTTCACCGCCGCGGCGGCCGCGGCTGTCCTTGTCGGCGCGATCTCCGTCGCCACCGAGCCGAAACCGGCGTTGACGGCCGACGCCACCTCGGTGGTGGCGACCGAGCCCGTCCGCACGACGGATCCGGTGGTCGCGGCTGCCGAGAGGTCTGCCGCCGAGGCTGCCCGGGAAGCGGAAGAAAGCTGTGCATCGGAGTCCGCGCGCCGGTTCTTTGAAGCGGCCGCCAGTTCTTCCGCAGCCGCCGAGGCGCAACGCAAGGCCGACGAAGAGGCCGAACGCAAGGCGAACCAAATTACCTACAGCGTCACGACGACCGGCTCCGGGATCTCGACAGTCACGTACTCGAAGCCGGACTTCAACATCTCGCAGGAAAGCGATGTCCGCGGCCGGAAGTGGTCGAAGACCATCGACACCGCCGGGGACGCCGTGAGCATCGGGCTGAACGCCCAAAACGCCGGCGGGGGCACGATCACCTGCCGGATCACCCGCGGCAACGGCAGCGTCGTGGCCGAGAACAGCAGTTCCGGTCAGTATGCCGTCGTCACCTGCGGCTGA
- the crtI gene encoding phytoene desaturase family protein: MRTIDAPAGHVVVIGAGLAGLSATLHLLGAGRRVTLLDQADVPGGRAGQQSFDGNAVDTGASVLTMPELLEEAFAAVGEPLAKNLRLTRLDPAYRARFADGSALSLHTDGDAMEAEIRAFAGAREAAGYRALRRWLTELYAVQKDRFLAANFDSPFDLARPELAKLAALGGFGRLGPRVGRYLLDERVRRLFTFQALYAGLDPARAIGAYGVIAYMDTVGGVYYPEGGMGEIGRAMTGAAARAGADVRFGTEAAWLERVNSRVRAVRTRSGERIACDAVVLATELSTAYRLLGARPRRPLPLRYSPSAVVLHGRTSKPWDLGHHTIFFGGAWERTFAEIIREGRLMSDPSLLVTRPTATDPGLAGRGGEIVSVLAPAPNLRRGPIDWDRLRGPYREELLRTLEARGLTGFGDEFGVDEMITPADWAARGLAAGTPFSLAHTFTQTGPFRPANLVRAAGNVVLAGCGTTPGVGIPPVLISGRLAAERITGR; the protein is encoded by the coding sequence GTGCGGACGATCGACGCACCGGCCGGCCACGTCGTCGTCATCGGCGCCGGGCTGGCCGGGCTTTCGGCCACCCTGCACCTGCTCGGCGCGGGACGGCGGGTCACCCTCCTCGACCAGGCGGACGTCCCGGGCGGCCGGGCCGGGCAGCAGAGCTTCGACGGCAACGCCGTGGACACCGGCGCGAGCGTGCTCACCATGCCGGAGCTGCTCGAGGAGGCGTTCGCCGCGGTCGGCGAGCCCCTGGCCAAGAACCTGCGCCTGACCAGGCTCGACCCGGCGTACCGGGCGCGGTTCGCCGACGGCAGTGCCCTCTCCCTGCACACCGACGGCGACGCGATGGAGGCCGAGATCCGCGCCTTCGCCGGCGCCCGCGAGGCGGCGGGGTACCGGGCGCTGCGGCGCTGGCTGACCGAGCTGTACGCCGTGCAGAAGGACCGCTTCCTGGCGGCGAACTTCGACTCGCCGTTCGACCTCGCCCGTCCTGAGCTGGCGAAACTCGCCGCGCTGGGCGGCTTCGGGCGGCTCGGCCCGCGCGTCGGCCGCTACCTGCTCGACGAGCGCGTCCGGCGGCTGTTCACCTTCCAGGCGCTGTACGCCGGTCTCGACCCGGCGCGCGCGATCGGCGCGTACGGCGTCATCGCCTACATGGACACCGTCGGCGGCGTCTACTACCCCGAAGGCGGGATGGGCGAGATCGGCCGCGCGATGACCGGGGCCGCCGCGCGGGCGGGCGCCGACGTGCGGTTCGGCACCGAAGCGGCGTGGCTGGAACGGGTGAATTCGCGGGTGCGCGCGGTCCGGACGCGCTCGGGCGAGCGGATCGCCTGCGACGCCGTCGTGCTGGCCACCGAGCTGAGCACCGCCTACCGGCTGCTCGGCGCGCGGCCTCGGCGCCCGCTGCCGCTGCGCTACTCGCCGTCGGCGGTCGTCCTGCACGGGCGTACTTCGAAGCCGTGGGACCTCGGCCACCACACGATCTTCTTCGGCGGCGCCTGGGAGCGGACGTTCGCCGAGATCATCCGCGAGGGCAGGCTCATGAGCGACCCGTCGCTGCTGGTCACCCGGCCGACGGCGACCGACCCGGGGCTGGCCGGGCGCGGCGGCGAGATCGTCTCGGTGCTCGCGCCCGCGCCGAACCTGCGGCGCGGCCCGATCGACTGGGACCGCCTCCGCGGGCCGTACCGCGAAGAGCTGCTTCGCACGCTGGAGGCCCGCGGGCTGACCGGCTTCGGCGACGAGTTCGGCGTCGACGAGATGATCACCCCGGCCGACTGGGCGGCGCGCGGGCTCGCGGCCGGAACGCCGTTCTCGCTGGCGCACACGTTCACCCAGACGGGCCCGTTCCGGCCGGCGAACCTGGTCCGCGCGGCGGGCAACGTCGTGCTGGCCGGCTGCGGCACCACCCCCGGCGTCGGCATCCCGCCGGTGCTCATCTCCGGGCGACTGGCGGCGGAACGGATCACCGGCCGGTGA
- the merB gene encoding organomercurial lyase, translating into MRDDDASWDEDVRLAVYRAFARHGRAPTAPELADAAGGSLAVAKQALHRLADAHHLVLDECEHVVLAHPFAAKSLGFSVMGAHTLWWGGCAWDSFAIPHLVDAEPEVLVATRCPGCGQPHALVVNRSVPPEGTQVAHFLVPAARMWDDVLHTCGNQRLFCCESCVDAWLAETGQAKGSVLDLVTLWRLARGWYAGRLERGYRRREPHDAVAYFAEAGLTGPFWAPAAGV; encoded by the coding sequence ATGCGGGACGACGACGCGAGCTGGGACGAGGACGTGCGCCTCGCGGTCTACCGCGCCTTCGCCCGCCACGGCCGCGCGCCGACCGCGCCCGAGCTGGCCGACGCCGCGGGCGGGTCGCTGGCCGTCGCGAAACAGGCCCTGCACCGGCTCGCCGACGCCCACCACCTGGTGCTCGACGAGTGCGAGCACGTCGTCCTGGCCCACCCCTTCGCCGCGAAATCGCTCGGCTTCTCCGTGATGGGCGCGCACACGCTGTGGTGGGGCGGCTGCGCGTGGGATTCGTTCGCCATCCCGCACCTGGTCGACGCCGAGCCGGAGGTGCTCGTCGCGACCCGCTGCCCCGGCTGCGGGCAGCCGCACGCACTGGTGGTGAACCGGAGCGTGCCGCCCGAGGGCACCCAGGTGGCGCACTTCCTGGTGCCCGCCGCGCGGATGTGGGACGACGTGCTGCACACCTGCGGCAACCAGCGCCTCTTCTGCTGCGAGTCCTGTGTGGACGCCTGGCTGGCGGAAACCGGGCAGGCCAAGGGTTCCGTGCTCGACCTGGTCACGCTCTGGCGGCTCGCCCGCGGCTGGTACGCGGGCCGGCTGGAGCGCGGCTACCGGCGGCGTGAGCCGCACGACGCGGTCGCCTACTTCGCCGAAGCCGGCCTCACCGGTCCGTTCTGGGCTCCCGCGGCGGGAGTCTGA
- a CDS encoding DMT family transporter → MVSLPTRARSSAALVLAGVLWGTGGLAGSLLARRAGLHPLAVADYRLLVGGAVAIAFLKGFPRTAEAAKRILAVGGLFAIFQASYFAAVALSSVSVATMTTIGAAPVIVTLVSVRKIRRWTLVSVTGTLAGLVLLQWSPGEAFSFGGLGFALLAAAGFATLTLVTAKPVEGLEPLSTTAFGCLTGGLLLLPVASWSGMAIPLHTDVLALVCYLGAVPTALAYAAYLRGLADAHPVLGALSAVLEPLTAAVLSAALLGERLGAAAWCGAAVLVAALAVGYWRPEPR, encoded by the coding sequence TTGGTGTCTCTGCCCACGCGCGCCCGTTCTTCGGCCGCGCTCGTCCTCGCCGGTGTCCTCTGGGGCACCGGTGGCCTCGCCGGCTCGCTGCTCGCCCGGCGAGCCGGCCTCCACCCGCTCGCCGTCGCCGACTACCGGCTGCTCGTCGGCGGTGCCGTCGCGATCGCCTTCCTGAAAGGCTTCCCGCGCACGGCCGAAGCGGCGAAGCGCATCCTCGCCGTCGGCGGCCTCTTCGCGATCTTCCAGGCGAGCTACTTCGCCGCCGTCGCGCTCAGCTCGGTCAGCGTCGCCACCATGACCACGATCGGCGCCGCCCCCGTCATCGTCACCCTCGTGTCGGTGCGGAAAATCCGGCGCTGGACGCTGGTCTCGGTGACCGGCACCCTCGCCGGCCTGGTGCTGCTCCAGTGGTCACCGGGCGAAGCGTTCTCGTTCGGCGGCCTCGGCTTCGCGCTGCTCGCGGCGGCCGGCTTCGCGACCCTGACCCTGGTCACCGCGAAGCCCGTCGAGGGCCTGGAGCCGCTGTCGACGACGGCGTTCGGCTGCCTCACCGGCGGGCTGCTGCTGCTCCCGGTGGCGAGCTGGTCCGGCATGGCGATCCCGCTGCACACCGACGTCCTCGCGCTGGTCTGCTACCTCGGCGCCGTCCCGACGGCACTCGCGTACGCCGCGTACCTGCGCGGCCTGGCCGACGCGCACCCGGTGCTCGGCGCGCTGTCGGCGGTCCTGGAACCGCTGACGGCCGCGGTGCTCTCCGCCGCGCTGCTCGGCGAGCGGCTGGGCGCCGCGGCGTGGTGCGGCGCCGCCGTGCTGGTCGCGGCGCTGGCCGTCGGCTACTGGCGGCCGGAACCGCGGTGA
- a CDS encoding LLM class F420-dependent oxidoreductase, producing MTERRIRIGLQLQPQHADYDSIRRTASAAEDLGADIVFNWDHFYPLYGDPDGLHFECWTMLGAWAESTSRVEIGALVTCNSYRNPELLADMARTVDHISGGRLILGIGSGWFEKDYEEYGYEFGTAGGRLDDLAESLPRIESRLAKLNPAPTRKIPVLIGGGGEKKTLKLVARHGDIWHGFGDPEVVGRKVKILDQHCADVGRDPSEIERSCGVQGEPDELGPKLLELGVTTFTVGVGGPDYDLDALKSWIAWRDKTQG from the coding sequence ATGACCGAACGACGCATCCGGATCGGCCTGCAGCTCCAGCCGCAGCACGCCGACTACGACAGCATCCGGCGCACCGCGTCGGCCGCCGAAGACCTCGGGGCCGACATCGTCTTCAACTGGGACCACTTCTACCCGCTGTACGGCGACCCCGACGGCCTGCACTTCGAGTGCTGGACGATGCTCGGTGCCTGGGCGGAGTCGACGTCCCGGGTGGAGATCGGCGCGCTCGTCACGTGCAACAGCTACCGCAACCCCGAACTGCTGGCCGACATGGCCCGCACCGTCGACCACATCTCCGGCGGGCGGCTCATCCTCGGCATCGGCTCCGGCTGGTTCGAGAAGGACTACGAGGAGTACGGCTACGAGTTCGGCACCGCGGGCGGCCGCCTCGACGACCTCGCCGAGTCCCTCCCCCGGATCGAATCGCGCCTGGCGAAGCTGAACCCGGCGCCGACCCGCAAGATCCCCGTCCTGATCGGCGGTGGCGGCGAGAAGAAGACGCTCAAGCTGGTCGCCAGGCACGGCGACATCTGGCACGGCTTCGGCGACCCGGAGGTCGTCGGGCGCAAGGTCAAGATCCTCGACCAGCACTGCGCGGACGTCGGCCGCGACCCGAGCGAGATCGAGCGGTCCTGCGGCGTGCAGGGCGAGCCGGACGAGCTGGGCCCGAAGCTCCTGGAGCTGGGCGTCACGACGTTCACCGTCGGCGTCGGCGGCCCGGACTACGACCTCGACGCGCTGAAGTCCTGGATCGCCTGGCGCGACAAGACCCAGGGCTGA